From Streptomyces sp. Edi4, one genomic window encodes:
- the rplT gene encoding 50S ribosomal protein L20, which translates to MARVKRAVNAHKKRRAILEAASGYRGQRSRLYRKAKEQVTHSLVYNYNDRKKRKGDFRQLWIQRINAAARQNGMTYNRLIQGLKAANIEVDRKILAELAVNDANAFAALVEVAQKALPSDVNAPKAA; encoded by the coding sequence GTGGCACGCGTCAAGCGGGCAGTCAACGCCCACAAGAAGCGCCGGGCGATCCTCGAGGCGGCCTCCGGCTACCGCGGTCAGCGTTCGCGCCTGTACCGCAAGGCCAAGGAGCAGGTCACCCACTCGCTGGTCTACAACTACAACGACCGCAAGAAGCGCAAGGGCGACTTCCGTCAGCTGTGGATCCAGCGCATCAACGCCGCTGCCCGCCAGAACGGCATGACGTACAACCGCCTCATCCAGGGTCTGAAGGCCGCCAACATCGAGGTGGACCGCAAGATCCTCGCGGAGCTGGCCGTCAACGACGCCAACGCGTTCGCCGCGCTCGTCGAGGTGGCCCAGAAGGCCCTCCCGAGCGACGTCAACGCCCCGAAGGCCGCGTAA
- the rpmI gene encoding 50S ribosomal protein L35 translates to MPKNKSHSGTSKRFKITGSGKVLRERAGKRHLLEHKSSKKTRSLTGTVVVAPADAKKIKKLLGK, encoded by the coding sequence ATGCCGAAGAACAAGTCGCACAGCGGTACCAGCAAGCGCTTCAAGATCACCGGCTCTGGCAAGGTGCTTCGTGAGCGTGCCGGCAAGCGCCACCTGCTCGAGCACAAGTCGTCCAAGAAGACCCGCTCGCTGACGGGCACGGTCGTCGTGGCTCCGGCCGACGCCAAGAAGATCAAGAAGCTTCTCGGCAAGTGA
- the infC gene encoding translation initiation factor IF-3, with amino-acid sequence MSAEPRINDRIRVPEVRLVGPSGEQVGIVPLAKALELAQEYDLDLVEVAATARPPVCKLMDYGKFKYESAMKAREARKNQAHTVIKEMKLRPKIDPHDYDTKKGHVVRFLKQGDKVKITIMFRGREQSRPELGYRLLQRLASDVEDLGFVESSPKQDGRNMIMVLGPHKKKTEAMAEAREAQAARKAERQGQSAPADESVEDEPATEAVAEEHPAEA; translated from the coding sequence ATCAGCGCCGAGCCCCGCATCAACGACCGGATTCGCGTTCCCGAGGTCCGACTTGTCGGCCCCAGCGGCGAGCAGGTCGGAATCGTTCCGCTTGCCAAGGCCCTGGAGCTCGCCCAGGAGTATGACCTCGACCTGGTCGAGGTCGCGGCGACCGCCCGTCCGCCCGTGTGCAAGCTCATGGACTACGGGAAGTTCAAGTACGAGTCGGCCATGAAGGCCCGTGAGGCGCGCAAGAACCAGGCGCACACGGTCATCAAGGAGATGAAGCTCCGGCCGAAGATCGACCCGCACGACTATGACACCAAGAAGGGTCACGTCGTCCGGTTCCTCAAGCAGGGCGACAAGGTCAAGATCACGATCATGTTCCGCGGTCGTGAGCAGTCCCGGCCGGAGCTCGGCTACCGCCTGCTCCAGCGTCTCGCCTCGGACGTGGAGGACCTCGGCTTCGTCGAGTCCAGCCCGAAGCAGGACGGCCGGAACATGATCATGGTTCTCGGTCCGCACAAGAAGAAGACCGAGGCGATGGCCGAGGCCCGCGAGGCCCAGGCGGCCCGCAAGGCCGAGCGCCAGGGTCAGTCGGCCCCGGCGGACGAGTCCGTCGAGGACGAGCCCGCCACCGAGGCCGTGGCCGAGGAACACCCCGCCGAGGCCTGA